In Anabrus simplex isolate iqAnaSimp1 chromosome 12, ASM4041472v1, whole genome shotgun sequence, a genomic segment contains:
- the Mvd gene encoding diphosphomevalonate decarboxylase isoform X2, with amino-acid sequence MAVRRLAQEQGGSGEGSNTWHIHVCSRNNFPTAAGLASSAAGYACLAYTLKELYSVKGDITAIARQGSGSACRSLHGGFVRWHKGSAADGTDSVAKQIAPSSHWPELRILILVVTNQKKLTSSTFGMQRSVETSELLKYRVSHCVPDRVEAMVEAIKNKDFETFAEITMKDSNQFHAIGLDTYPPAVYMNDVSHTIARVVHRYNCVKGANKVAYTFDAGPNACLYMLESEVPAVLGLMKHIFPPRPEHVQYVRGLKTETQSISQEVLSSLGVEPQQTGLLMEMILTKLGEGPERLTDPKDHLLTEGGLPK; translated from the exons TGAGAAGACTCGCTCAGGAACAAGGAGGTAGTGGAGAAGGATCAAATACTTGGCACATACACGTCTGTTCTAGAAACAATTTTCCCACTGCTGCTGGACTGGCTTCCTCAGCGGCTGGTTATGCTTGTCTGG CATATACGTTGAAGGAGCTGTACAGCGTTAAGGGGGACATCACAGCTATTGCTAGGCAAGGTTCGGGCAGTGCTTGCCGCAGTTTACATGGAGGTTTCGTACGATGGCATAAAGGCTCTGCTGCTGATGGCACCGATTCAGTGGCAAAACAGATTGCtccttcatctcactggcctgagcTAAGAATCCTCATTCTTGTT GTAACCAATCAAAAGAAGTTAACGAGCAGTACTTTTGGCATGCAGAGAAGTGTGGAGACAAGTGAACTGCTGAAGTATCGTGTGTCTCACTGTGTGCCCGACAGAGTAGAAGCTATGGTTGAG GCCATCAAGAATAAAGACTTTGAGACATTTGCTGAGATCACTATGAAGGACAGCAATCAGTTCCATGCTATTGGTTTAGACACGTACCCTCCAGCAGTGTACATGAACGACGTATCTCATACCATAGCTCGTGTAGTGCACAGATACAACTGTGTCAAAGGAGCGAACAAG GTTGCATATACCTTCGATGCTGGCCCTAATGCCTGTTTGTATATGTTGGAATCAGAGGTCCCTGCTGTACTTGGGTTAATGAAACATATCTTTCCCCCTCGTCCTGAACATGTACAGTATGTCCGAGGACTAAAAACTGAAACACAATCCATATCACAG GAGGTGCTTTCTTCCTTAGGTGTGGAACCTCAGCAAACTGGTTTATTGATGGAGATGATACTGACCAAGCTTGGTGAAGGGCCTGAAAGACTGACTGATCCCAAGGATCATCTCTTGACTGAAGGAGGACTTCCTAAATAA